GGTCGTCGGTCACCCTGCGGCTGATCGAGTCCACCGGCCTCGGGCGGACGGCCCGGCTGGACGGCTCGCTGCGGCTCTCCACGCCGTACGCCTCCGACCTGCTGGAGCAGCCGGGCGGGGCACCGGCCGACCTGGTGCTGGCCGGCGCGGAGGTGCTCACGGTGACGGCGGTGCCCGAGGCCACCGGCTCCCCCGGACCGGCGACCGCCGTGCTCGGGCCGGCCGCGGAGGCCGCGCAGCCCGTCCACGCCCGGTACTGGCTGCACAACCGGGGCCCCGCGCCGATGGGGTACCTGCCGGTGTCGGTCGGCCTCTCCCCCGGACTGGTCCGCACGGCCGGCGGTCCCGTCGAGCTGTCCGCCGTCCTCGCCTCGCACCTGGTGGACGCCGAGGTGGAGGGCACCGCCGAGGTCCTCGCCCCCGACGGCTGGCGCGTCTCCGTCCGCCGCCGCCCCTACCGGCTCGTCCCCTCCGGCCATGTGCGCTTCCCGCTCACGCTCGACCCGCCGGCCGGCACCGAGCCCGGCCTGTACTTCGTCGCCGTCCGCACCGAGTACGGCGGCCAGCTCGTCGAGGACGTCGCCACCGTGGCCGTCGGCGACCTGCCCGCACTGCTGCCCGCCGGCGGCGGGACTCCCGAGGACTGGACGGCCGCCCAGGGCACCCGGGCCGCCGACGGACGCGACACCGGCCTGTCCGTCTCCGTCACCACCCCCTCGGTCCGCCTGTCGCCGGGCCGGCGCAGCACCCTCGGCGTCGTCCTCGGCAACCGCACGCGCGGCGAGATCCGCGGCGAGATCCAGGTGGTCGCCCCCGTCGGCTGCTGGGACGCGCTCCCCGACCCCGTCCGCGGCTTCACCCTGCCGCCCGGCGCCCGACACACCGTCACCCTCGACATCACCGTCCCGGCCGACGCCGAGCCCGGCGCGTACTGGGCGCTCGCGAAGGTGATGTGGTTCGGCCGCTGCCAGTACACCCCGACGGTGGAGCTGGTGATCGAGCCGTGACCGCCGGAACCGCCCTCCTCGGCCTGCTCGACGGCCGCCCCCTCCCCCGCACCGAGCTGGACCGCCGGCTGGCCGCCCTCCGCACCGGCCCGCGGTCCTCCGCACTGCCCGCCCCCGGCAGCCCGGAGGACCGCCAGCTCACCCGCTGGGTCGCCCAGGTCCTCCTCACCGAGGCACTCTGCACCGCCGAGGCCCGAGTCCGCCGGCTCGACTGCGCCGCCGCTCCACCGGTCCGCCTCGATCAGCGGGCCGCCGTCGAGATGGGCTCGATCACCGCCGCGGCGTTCGAGGGTTGCGCCGCCGTCCGTGCGGTCTTCGCCGCCGTCACCGCCCACGTCACCGCACCACCGCCCGACCCCCACCGGCCCGCACCCGCCACCGTCTGGGAACTCGCCACCCCCGACGGCGACTTCGAGGCCGACCCGGAGACCGTCCCCGTCGCACTCACCGCCGCTCTGCGCGCCGCCCCGCCCGGCCGCCGGGTCACCGCCGCCGGCTGGACGGCGGAGCTCGTGTCGACCCGCACCCGTGCCGTCCCCGGCCCGGACGCAGCCCTCGACCTGCTCGGCCCGGCCCGCCGCCTCGCCTTCGTCCGCTGGCTCGACCACGCCCGCGCCCACCGCCTCACCCTCGTCCCCGGTCTCGAACACCCCGGCGACCCGTCGCAGCCCGACAACCACCACCGCCACTGAGCCCACCGGGAGCCGAGTCCTGCCGGTCCGGGAAGGTGCAACCCGCCGATTCCGGGCACACCGACTACCCCGACCCGGCGAGACCGACCACGATCACCATCGGCGACGGCTACGACCAGCAGCTCTACGCCTGCCCGGCATCGCCGGAACACCCACACACCGCACTGCTCCAGTAGCCGGTCGGGGTGCCGGCAAATCCGCACGCCGTTCACCCGATCGGCACAGGCGCGCAGCCGTGAACGGCCGAACCGGTACGTCCACAACCCGCTGCCCGCCCTGCGCGATCGAGCCGAAACTGATGTGCTGGGCGCGGGAATGCCTTCTGCGGGGGCTGCCCTCGCAGTACCTGGTCGTACCAGTGCTTGGGAGAGATCCGGATTGAGTACCTATCGAGTCGCACAAGTCCCGGCCGCCAGCGGGCGCTTCGAGATCGTCGAGCGTGACGTACCCCGGCCGGGCCCGGGCCACGTACGGGTGGTGGTGGAGGCGTGCGGGATCTGCCACAGCGACACCGCCTTCGTGGATGCCCTCCTGCCGGGCGTTCGGTTCCCGCTGGTGCCGGGCCACGAGATCGCGGGGCGCATCGAGGCCGTGGGCGAGAGCGTCCACTCCAGTTGGCGGGTGGGCGACCGGGTCGCGGTCGGCTGGTTCGGCGGCAGCTGCGGCCACTGCCGGCGCTGTCGACAGGGCGACTTCATCGTCTGCGAGAGCCTGAAGGTGCCCGGCTGGGCCTACGACGGGGGGTACGCCGACGCGATGATCGCACCGGTGGACGCCCTGGCCCGGATTCCCGACGGGCTGTCGGCGGCCGAGGCGGCCCCGCTGGGCTGCGCGGGCGTCACGACGTTCAACGGACTGCGGCGCAGCTCCGCCAAGCCGGGCGATCTGGTCGCGGTGCTGGGCATCGGCGGTCTCGGCCACCTGGCGGTGCAGTACGCGGTCGCCATGGGCTTCGAGACCGTGGCCATCGCCCGCGGGGCCGCCAAGGCGGACTTCGCCAAGGAGCTCGGCGCGCACCACTACGTCGACAGCACGGCGGGCGCCGGCGTCGGGGAGGCGCTGCAGTCGCTCGGCGGAGCACAGGTGGTCCTGGGAACGGCCGCGAATTCCGAGGCCATCACGGCGACCGTGGACGGTCTGGCCACCCGGGGCGAGCTGGTGGTGATCGGCGCGGACGCCGCACCGCTGGGCATCAGCCCGAACCAGCTGCTCATGAGCGGCAAGATCATCCGCGGCCACCCCTCGGGCACCGCGCAGGACGTGCAGGACACCATGGAGTTCAGCCTGCTCCACGGCATCCGCCCGATGGTCGAGACGGTACCGCTCGAAGGGATCACCGCGGCCTACGACCGGATGCTCGCCGGCGCCGCCCGCTTCCGGATGGTCGTCACCACCGGCTGACCGGCGTGCCACGGCCCCACCGGGTTCGCCCGGTGGGGCCGTGGCACGCCGGTCAGCCGGTCAACGCTCCTCCGGACGGCTCGGCTCCTCCCAGCGGGTGTGGAAGACCCCGTCGCGGTCGACCCGCCGGTAGGTGTGCGCGCCGAAGAAGTCCCGCTGCCCCTGGATCAGGGCGGCCGGCAGCCGCTCCGCCCGCAGGCCGTCGTAGTACGCGAGCGCCGTCGCGAAGCCCGGTGCCGGCACGCCCAGCTGCGCCGCCGTCGAGACCACCCGCCGCCAGGCCGACTGCGCGGACCCGAGCGCCTCCCTGAAGTGGACGTCGGTCAGCAGGGTGGGCAGCGCCCGGTCCTCGTCGTACGCGGCCTTGATCCGGTTGAGGAACCGGGCCCTGATGATGCACCCGCCGCGCCAGATGGCGGCCATCGCGCCGGGGTCGATCTGCCAGGAGTACTCGGCGCTGCCCGCCTGGATCTGGTTGAAGCCCTGGGCGTACGCGACCATCTTGGAGGCGTACAGGGCCTGCTCGACGTCCTCGGCGAAGCGGTCGAAGGCAGCGCTGTCGAGCCAGGTCTCGGTCGGTCCCGGCAGACCGCGGCCCGCCTCGCGCAGGGGCACGCTGCCGGACAGCGAGCGGGCGAAGACTGCCTCCGCGATGCCGCCGACGGGGACACCGAGCTCCAGCGCGGTCTGGACCGTCCAGCGTCCGGTGCCCTTCTGCTCGGCCCGGTCCAGCACGACGTCGACGAAGGGCCGCCCGGTCTCCGGGTCGGTGTGGGCGAGGATGTCCGCGGTGATCTCGATCAGGTAGGACTCCAGCCGCCCTCCGTTCCAGGTGCGGAACACCTCGGCGATCTGGGCCGGCTGCATGCCCGCCGCGTGGCGCAGCAGGTCGTACGCCTCGGCGATCAGCTGCATGTCCGCGTACTCGATGCCGTTGTGGACCATCTTGACGAAGTGGCCGGCACCGTCCGGTCCGACGTGCGTGCAGCA
This genomic window from Streptomyces sp. TLI_235 contains:
- a CDS encoding alcohol dehydrogenase, with the protein product MSTYRVAQVPAASGRFEIVERDVPRPGPGHVRVVVEACGICHSDTAFVDALLPGVRFPLVPGHEIAGRIEAVGESVHSSWRVGDRVAVGWFGGSCGHCRRCRQGDFIVCESLKVPGWAYDGGYADAMIAPVDALARIPDGLSAAEAAPLGCAGVTTFNGLRRSSAKPGDLVAVLGIGGLGHLAVQYAVAMGFETVAIARGAAKADFAKELGAHHYVDSTAGAGVGEALQSLGGAQVVLGTAANSEAITATVDGLATRGELVVIGADAAPLGISPNQLLMSGKIIRGHPSGTAQDVQDTMEFSLLHGIRPMVETVPLEGITAAYDRMLAGAARFRMVVTTG
- a CDS encoding [acyl-carrier-protein] S-malonyltransferase; the encoded protein is MTAGTALLGLLDGRPLPRTELDRRLAALRTGPRSSALPAPGSPEDRQLTRWVAQVLLTEALCTAEARVRRLDCAAAPPVRLDQRAAVEMGSITAAAFEGCAAVRAVFAAVTAHVTAPPPDPHRPAPATVWELATPDGDFEADPETVPVALTAALRAAPPGRRVTAAGWTAELVSTRTRAVPGPDAALDLLGPARRLAFVRWLDHARAHRLTLVPGLEHPGDPSQPDNHHRH
- a CDS encoding 6-phosphogluconate dehydrogenase, giving the protein MAEQPKARIGVTGLAVMGRNLARNFARHGYRVAVHNRTQARTNALLEEFGHEGEFVPAESPEAFVAAIERPRMIVIMVKAGDPTDTVIDELVPLLDEGDVLVDGGNAHFLDTRRRESALRERGLHFVGSGISGGEQGALEGPSIMPGGTAEAYRLLGPLLEDIAAQVDGRPCCTHVGPDGAGHFVKMVHNGIEYADMQLIAEAYDLLRHAAGMQPAQIAEVFRTWNGGRLESYLIEITADILAHTDPETGRPFVDVVLDRAEQKGTGRWTVQTALELGVPVGGIAEAVFARSLSGSVPLREAGRGLPGPTETWLDSAAFDRFAEDVEQALYASKMVAYAQGFNQIQAGSAEYSWQIDPGAMAAIWRGGCIIRARFLNRIKAAYDEDRALPTLLTDVHFREALGSAQSAWRRVVSTAAQLGVPAPGFATALAYYDGLRAERLPAALIQGQRDFFGAHTYRRVDRDGVFHTRWEEPSRPEER
- a CDS encoding hypothetical protein (manually curated); amino-acid sequence: MQPADSGHTDYPDPARPTTITIGDGYDQQLYACPASPEHPHTALLQ